The sequence GTCATGGCCGTTGTGCACCACTCTTGCCAAAATGGTTGGCAAATCTTTAACACTTTGGTAGTATCGGTTGTCCGCGAAATGCGGAAAATCTCCAAGGCCTGCCACTAAGCCAGCCGAAGCATCCCAATGAAACGCAGATTCCCCTTTATCGTAGTTCTCGTAATTTTCACGGCGCCCGCCGCTTTTGCCCAAAACGCTGCCTATTCCTTCGACAATTTTGATACTTCCAACGGAATCAAGATCCAGGAAGCGCCGAGGGCCCAGCCGCTCGTGCTCAATACGGCACCCCGTTCTAAGCGGTCCGGAGTCGCCTCAACTGCCACGGACGCCACGCAGCCTTCAGCGTCTGTTCAGCGGACGTCGCTGTCATTTGAACCAGTGACGGCTGGAAGCGTCGCGTCGCTACGCGGCTTCACGACGGGAAATGCGCAGGTTGACGGCTACATAATGGAATCGGCGACGCGTCACGGGCTGGACCCGCTTTTGATCTATTCAGTCATGCATCAGGAATCGAGCTTTAAGCAGCGGGCTATCTCGCACAAGGGTGCGCGCGGCTTAATGCAGTTGATGCCGGGAACGGCGGCGCGCTTCGGCGTTACGAATATTTTTGATCCGAAGCAGAACATTGACGCCGGTTCGCGCTACATGAAGTGGCTGCTGAATCGATTTGAAGGGAATTTGTCGCTGGCGCTGGCCGGTTACAACGCCGGTGAAGGCGCGGTCGACAAGTATGGATGGCGCATTCCTCCCTATGCG is a genomic window of Pyrinomonadaceae bacterium containing:
- a CDS encoding lytic transglycosylase domain-containing protein — encoded protein: MKRRFPFIVVLVIFTAPAAFAQNAAYSFDNFDTSNGIKIQEAPRAQPLVLNTAPRSKRSGVASTATDATQPSASVQRTSLSFEPVTAGSVASLRGFTTGNAQVDGYIMESATRHGLDPLLIYSVMHQESSFKQRAISHKGARGLMQLMPGTAARFGVTNIFDPKQNIDAGSRYMKWLLNRFEGNLSLALAGYNAGEGAVDKYGWRIPPYAETQEYVRRISRRYNLLRDPNAAIYAPTVSRSQVAKLNSKQAAPLTIYETSILTVRLPDGRLQLMTQ